TGGGCCGGCCTGTTACGCTTTTTGTAGCAGATCAAATCACATCGACGACGGCGGCACAATGCCCTTGATGCGCATGTACGTCACCAGGTTGCCGTAGTGCTCGTAGTTGTGCGCAGAGTTGAAGGCCATGATCGCCGAGGCGGCCATCTCCATCCCGAAGAGGTTCTTGATCTCGGCGCCGGACGCGTCCGTCATGCCACCGTACACGCCCGAGCAGTAATCAAACGCCGTCTTGAGGGCGGCGACGATCTGCGGCTTCGTCGTGGCGGTTTCCTCGTAGTTCTCCTTGGCGGGGCTCTCTTCGCCTGCGACCGTCGAGCAGAAGGCGAACTGAGCGTTGGCGACGTGGGCCAGGATCTGGCCGGCCGTGCGCACGTCCTCGGTGGGCTTGAAACTGTATAGCGACTCGTCCATCATGTCGGCGGCTTTCATGATGTTGTTCGCCGTGATGTCGTGGAGGCCTTTCAGCGAACCCGTAACGGGTCCTTCTTGCGCATTCGCGATGGTCGGCAGCGCGAAAACGAGCGCGAACAGGAATGCTTGGGCGCGAAGTGTTTTCATTGGATGGGTAACCCTCAGTATGGCTTGTCGTGGCAATACGCGGCGGAGACGCGACCCTCGCCCTCCACCATCGCGTGGCCAAACATACGCTCTACATACGCTTAGGTTCGTAACTGCCTACTCCGCTGTCGGCGCTCAGGCCAGGATCGACTCGATGACGCGGCCGGGTATGTCCCGCGTGTCGTCAAAGACACGTATCCCGCGCCTGATGCGGACTGGGTTCAGATGGAGTTCTGACCGGAGACACACACGAGGCAGGCGATTATACATAAGGTTCAGACAAAGGCTTGCGCACCGTCGCCCATATTGCTATCTATATAGACATTCTTCGTTACACTAATCCCCGGCCATGAACGACAGCCTGACAGCGGCCGCGGACGTACGAGCCAGCACGTGTGCGACGCCACCTTCTACCGGACTTATGGGCGAACGCGAGCTGCTGCGGGCCAGTACGCAGTTGAAGGCCCTCGCTCATCCCGTGCGCCTCCGGATGGTAGAGCTCATCCAGGCCCATGGCGGTGAGATCTGCGTGTGCGCCTTCGAGCAGCATGTTGAGGTGAAGCAGCCAACCATCTCACATCACCTCAAAATCCTTCGAGAGGCAGGGTTGCTGCGGAGCCGGCAGGAAGGCACATGGGTCCACCACAGCCTGGAATCCTCCGCCTTCCAAACCCTGAAAAGCCTTCTGGCGACGCTGGCCAGCAGTTGACTGGCTCCCTTTACTGGCTCTCTTTTTTTGCTCCCATATATCGATAACTATCGATTCAATAACCCCATTACCTGACTAACTACCATGACCATCAAGATACCCGGCCCGGGATGTGGAAATTGCCGCAATCTGGAGCGGAACAGCCGCGAGGCGCTCGGCATGCTGGCGCTGTTTTTCTCCGCGCCGGCGCTCTCGATCATGGCTCTCGGTTACACGTTCAATCTCACCTTTTAGGACGCTCTCGAGGGTCCCCCTACTCCCATCCCACCTACTGAACGCGTGGAACTCCAACCCGGCGCCTGGCGCGCCTACCTTGCCGAACTCATCGGCACCTTCGCCCTGGTCTTCGCCGGCACAGGAGCTATCGTTGTCAACGAGGTGTCAGGTGGCGCCGTCACCCATGTGGGGATTGCGCTTACGTTCGGGCTCGTCGTCATGGCCGTCATCTACGCCATCGGTGAGGTCTCGGGCGCCCACCTGAACCCGGCCGTCACGCTCGGCTTTTTTGTCGCGGGTCGTTTTCCGGGGAATCGCATCGCCCCCTACATAATGGCACAGTTCATCGGCGCCGTCGGCGCCAGCGTTACGCTACGTCTGCTTTTTCCTGCCGAGGCCTCGTTGGGTGCAACGCTGCCAGCCGGGGCACCGATGCAGAGTTTCGTTTTCGAGTTCATCCTCACCTTCTTGCTCATGTTTGTCATCCTCTGCGTGGCCATCGGGGCCAGAGAGCAGGGACTCATGGCCGGCGCGGCCATCGGAGCGACCGTCGGCCTCGAGGCCCTCTTCGCCGGCCCCATCTGCGGCGCTTCGATGAACCCGTTCCGATCCCTCGCGCCGGCGCTCGTAGCCGGCGAACTCACCCACCTGTGGATCTACCTCACCGCCCCGGTGCTGGGCGCCATGGCGGCCGTCATCGCCTACCGCGGGGTCTATGGTGCATCCACACAGCCGACGATCTGATGGCCTCCATGTTCTACCCTGCCGTCCGGCAAACCATCGACGCCCTGCTCGCCCAAGCCGACCTCATTCCGGCTGAACGCAAGGCGGCCCTCGACACCCTGACCGACTACATCACCCGGAGACGCGCACAGGGTGGACCCGTCCAACTCGTGTTTATCTGCACCCACAACTCGCGCCGGAGCCATATCAGCCAGATCTGGGCCGCGACAGCCGCGGCGTATTATGGGCTGGAGGACGTGCGGTGTTATTCGGGCGGGACCGAGGCAACCGCCTTTAACCCACGCGCCGTGGCCGCCATTAGGCGCGCCGGCTTCCAGATAGAAAACCCCGGCGGTCCTAACCCTCCTTACCGTGTCCTCTTCGCCGCCGATGCGCCGGCGGTGGAGTGTTTCTCGAAGATATACGACGACCCCACCAACCCGCACTCCGACTTCGCTGCCGTCATGACCTGCTCCGACGCCGACGCCAACTGCCCGTTTATCC
This DNA window, taken from Rhodothermales bacterium, encodes the following:
- a CDS encoding DinB family protein yields the protein MKTLRAQAFLFALVFALPTIANAQEGPVTGSLKGLHDITANNIMKAADMMDESLYSFKPTEDVRTAGQILAHVANAQFAFCSTVAGEESPAKENYEETATTKPQIVAALKTAFDYCSGVYGGMTDASGAEIKNLFGMEMAASAIMAFNSAHNYEHYGNLVTYMRIKGIVPPSSM
- a CDS encoding metalloregulator ArsR/SmtB family transcription factor gives rise to the protein MNDSLTAAADVRASTCATPPSTGLMGERELLRASTQLKALAHPVRLRMVELIQAHGGEICVCAFEQHVEVKQPTISHHLKILREAGLLRSRQEGTWVHHSLESSAFQTLKSLLATLASS
- a CDS encoding aquaporin, translated to MELQPGAWRAYLAELIGTFALVFAGTGAIVVNEVSGGAVTHVGIALTFGLVVMAVIYAIGEVSGAHLNPAVTLGFFVAGRFPGNRIAPYIMAQFIGAVGASVTLRLLFPAEASLGATLPAGAPMQSFVFEFILTFLLMFVILCVAIGAREQGLMAGAAIGATVGLEALFAGPICGASMNPFRSLAPALVAGELTHLWIYLTAPVLGAMAAVIAYRGVYGASTQPTI